The Planctomycetaceae bacterium genomic interval CTTAAAGCACTCAGCCAGTTCCGACGTCACAGTTTCCAGTTCCTGTTTCGTGGCTGCGATTCGATCGCCGGATTCTCTGTACAGCGACGGATCCGCCATTAGCGCGTGCAGTTCGGCCTGGCGAGCTTCCAGCGCGTCGATACGTTCGGGAAGTTCATCCAGTTCGCGCTGATCCCGATAGCTGAGCTTCTTCGGCTTTGTGGTCGTGGTCGAAGCGCCGGCTGAAGTCGCCTTCGCGGCTGGTGCAGCGGCCGCGTTCGCCGGCTGTTTTTTCGGCAAAGTGGTTGCCGACGCTTCGGATTGTGCTTCCTTTTGACGCAGCCAGTCGTCGTAGCCGCCGTCATATTCCGTCACGACGCCGCTGCCTTCGAACACGATCGTGCTGGTCACAATGTTGTTCAGAAACGCCCGATCGTGGCTGACCAGCAGCAGCGTTCCCTGAAACTGAGGCAGCGTTTCTTCCAGCAGTTCCAGAGTTTCGACGTCCAGATCATTGGTCGGTTCGTCCAGCACCAGAACGTTTGCGGGTTTGGAAAGCAGCTTCGCCAGCAGCAGGCGATTGCGTTCTCCTCCGGAAAGGAACTCGACCCGCGTGTGGGCTCGATCGGGTGAGAACAGAAAATCCTGAAGGTAGCCCATCACATGTCGCTTGTTGCCGTCGATCAGCAGATGATCGGTGCCGTCACTGATGTTTTCGCGAGCGGTCTTTGCCGGATCAAGCTGGCCGCGAAGCTGATCGAAGTAGGCCACGGACAGATTCGTTCCCAGCCGAACATAGCCGCTGTCGGGTTTGAGTTCTCCCAGCAGAATCTTCAGCAGTGTCGACTTTCCGATTCCATTCGGGCCGATGATGCCGACCTTATCGCCGCGCATCAGCGTGGTAGTGAAATCGCGGATCAGCGGGTCGCCGCCGAAGCCGTGCGTAACGTTTTCGAGCTTCGCGACCAGTTGACCGGACTTCTCCGCCTGCTGAAGCTGCAGCTTTGCCGTACCGATCTGTTTTCGCCGTTCGGCGTGTTCCTGCCGCATCTTTTTCAAAGCTCGCACGCGGCCTTCATTGCGCGTTCGGCGGGCCTTGATGCCCTGTCGAATCCAGCGTTCTTCTTCGGCAAGCTTACGTTCAAAGTGAGCCTGCTCAATGGCTTCCGCGGCC includes:
- a CDS encoding ATP-binding cassette domain-containing protein encodes the protein MPILSLKNVTFSYSHPALLDDVTLHIDRGERIGLVGRNGAGKSTLLKILAGRLRPDDGSIDLEQDTVIAELTQDVPVVEQQSAFEVAAGGFADLSDAVIEYRRLNTVMHRGESLSAEQQDIYEAASHRLADADLWSAGDQLENLLMEMQLPSDASFAELSAGMKRRVLLARAMIRRPDILLLDEPTNHLDIDSILWLQDYLSRFDGTLIFVTHDRVFLQELARRIIEVDRGRLFDWTCDYQTFLKRRDDLLAAEAIEQAHFERKLAEEERWIRQGIKARRTRNEGRVRALKKMRQEHAERRKQIGTAKLQLQQAEKSGQLVAKLENVTHGFGGDPLIRDFTTTLMRGDKVGIIGPNGIGKSTLLKILLGELKPDSGYVRLGTNLSVAYFDQLRGQLDPAKTARENISDGTDHLLIDGNKRHVMGYLQDFLFSPDRAHTRVEFLSGGERNRLLLAKLLSKPANVLVLDEPTNDLDVETLELLEETLPQFQGTLLLVSHDRAFLNNIVTSTIVFEGSGVVTEYDGGYDDWLRQKEAQSEASATTLPKKQPANAAAAPAAKATSAGASTTTTKPKKLSYRDQRELDELPERIDALEARQAELHALMADPSLYRESGDRIAATKQELETVTSELAECFKRWEELMSL